In Streptomyces sp. DG2A-72, one genomic interval encodes:
- a CDS encoding transglycosylase domain-containing protein, producing the protein MGRAEERRARQRGGHRAAPRRRSRRAPGKNDGKSFIRRLFTWKKILGTFLGACLLGIGGFIVLYLVVDVPDGNAAAQAAKMQSNIYKYSNGDVLARDGKVNREIVDLSKVPKEVRNTFVAAENKTFYKDAGIDLKGTARGVFNTLSGKGAQGGSTITQQYVKNYYLSQEQTVSRKLKEIVISLKVDRQLSKDDILAGYLNTSYFGRNAYGIQAAAQAYYRVDAEDLSVEQGAYLAALLQAPSTYDWAVASETGKELAKARWNYVLDNMVEMGWLDSGKRQAMKFPVPEEPKASAGLEGQKGYLVELANTQLENQLMKQEGLSRSEAESQVKGQGWTITLNIDKKKQAQLEKAAKTQLTSKLDPEKRPVDGDIQAGAVSVDPKTGKIVALYGGQDYFKHYSSNATRTDYQPASTFKPVILAAALENKAKTQDGTTIGARTVYDGTSKRPVVDDGKKIGFAPPNEDDEDYGDVTVQTATNKSINSVFAQMGIDVGLDKMMETATKLGMDTADLTPRAAHTLGTMGASPLQMAGVYATLDNHGRKVTPTLVASAEQNDRTIKMPDPIGEQVISREAADTVTSVLTGVVDDGTARTSVRGNPARDGQEVAGKTGTSDFGRSAWFTGYTPDLVTSVGMFGEAGKTRDKVKKGDQVDMKGATGTLPGKGRVNGGGIPAQIWAAYMFGVTKTDAKFDLDTTQGAGVEPTWTPTPTQQPTETPSDEPTSEEPTSQTPTSSSQPPSQTPTQTPTQTPTQTPTQTPTTSPPADGNPEDPIDPDPGL; encoded by the coding sequence ATGGGACGAGCGGAAGAGAGACGAGCGCGGCAGCGCGGTGGCCACCGCGCCGCGCCCAGGCGCCGCTCGCGACGAGCGCCGGGGAAGAACGACGGCAAGAGCTTCATACGCCGGCTGTTCACGTGGAAGAAGATCCTCGGCACGTTCCTCGGCGCCTGCCTGCTCGGCATCGGCGGCTTCATCGTGCTGTACCTGGTCGTCGACGTCCCCGACGGCAACGCGGCGGCGCAGGCCGCGAAGATGCAGAGCAACATCTACAAGTACAGCAACGGCGATGTCCTGGCCCGCGACGGCAAGGTCAACCGCGAGATCGTGGACCTGTCCAAGGTGCCCAAGGAGGTCCGGAACACCTTCGTCGCCGCCGAGAACAAGACCTTCTACAAGGACGCCGGCATCGACCTCAAGGGCACGGCCCGCGGTGTGTTCAACACGCTGTCCGGCAAGGGCGCCCAGGGCGGTTCGACGATCACCCAGCAGTACGTCAAGAACTACTACCTCAGCCAGGAACAGACGGTCTCCCGCAAGCTGAAGGAGATCGTCATCTCCTTGAAGGTGGACCGCCAGCTGTCCAAGGACGACATCCTCGCGGGCTACCTCAACACCAGCTACTTCGGCCGCAACGCCTACGGCATCCAGGCCGCCGCGCAGGCCTACTACCGCGTCGACGCCGAGGACCTCTCGGTCGAGCAAGGCGCGTACCTCGCCGCCCTTCTCCAGGCCCCGAGCACCTACGACTGGGCCGTCGCCTCCGAAACCGGTAAGGAACTGGCGAAGGCGCGCTGGAACTATGTCCTGGACAACATGGTCGAGATGGGCTGGCTGGACTCCGGCAAGCGCCAGGCCATGAAGTTCCCGGTGCCCGAGGAGCCGAAGGCCTCTGCCGGTCTCGAGGGGCAGAAGGGGTATCTGGTCGAGCTCGCCAACACACAGCTCGAGAACCAGCTGATGAAGCAGGAAGGTCTCTCCCGCTCCGAGGCCGAGTCCCAGGTCAAGGGTCAGGGCTGGACCATCACCCTGAACATCGACAAGAAGAAGCAGGCCCAGCTGGAGAAGGCGGCCAAGACCCAGCTGACCAGCAAGCTGGACCCCGAAAAGCGGCCCGTCGACGGGGACATCCAGGCGGGCGCCGTCTCCGTCGACCCCAAGACGGGCAAGATCGTCGCCCTGTACGGCGGCCAGGACTACTTCAAGCACTACAGCTCCAACGCGACCAGAACGGACTACCAGCCCGCGTCGACGTTCAAACCGGTGATCCTCGCCGCCGCCCTGGAGAACAAGGCCAAGACGCAGGACGGCACGACGATCGGCGCGCGCACCGTCTACGACGGGACGAGCAAGCGGCCCGTCGTGGACGACGGCAAGAAGATCGGTTTCGCCCCGCCGAACGAGGACGACGAGGACTACGGCGACGTCACCGTTCAGACGGCGACGAACAAGTCCATCAACTCGGTGTTCGCGCAGATGGGCATCGACGTCGGCTTGGACAAGATGATGGAGACGGCCACCAAGCTCGGCATGGACACCGCGGATCTGACGCCGCGGGCCGCACACACCCTTGGCACCATGGGCGCCAGCCCGCTGCAGATGGCCGGGGTCTACGCCACCCTCGACAACCACGGCAGGAAGGTCACCCCGACCCTCGTCGCATCGGCCGAGCAGAATGACCGGACGATCAAGATGCCGGACCCGATCGGCGAGCAGGTGATCAGCCGTGAGGCGGCGGACACGGTGACGTCGGTGCTGACGGGCGTGGTCGACGACGGTACGGCCCGCACGTCGGTGCGCGGCAACCCGGCCCGCGACGGGCAGGAGGTCGCCGGCAAGACCGGTACCTCCGACTTCGGCAGGTCGGCCTGGTTCACCGGCTACACGCCGGACCTGGTGACCTCGGTCGGCATGTTCGGCGAGGCTGGCAAGACCCGCGACAAGGTCAAGAAGGGCGACCAGGTCGACATGAAGGGCGCGACCGGCACCCTGCCGGGCAAGGGCAGGGTCAACGGCGGCGGGATCCCGGCCCAGATCTGGGCGGCGTACATGTTCGGCGTGACGAAGACGGACGCCAAGTTCGACCTGGACACCACCCAGGGCGCGGGCGTCGAGCCGACCTGGACACCGACGCCCACCCAGCAGCCCACCGAGACGCCGAGCGACGAGCCGACGTCCGAGGAGCCGACCAGCCAGACCCCGACGTCATCATCGCAGCCGCCGAGCCAGACGCCCACACAGACCCCGACGCAGACGCCCACGCAGACGCCGACCCAGACGCCCACGACGTCACCACCGGCGGACGGCAATCCGGAGGACCCGATCGATCCGGATCCGGGGCTATAG
- a CDS encoding catalase, whose protein sequence is MTQTPQQVPYTTNNHGIPVESDEHSLTIGSNGPILLQDHYLIEKMAQFNRERVPERVVHAKGSGAYGTFEVTNDVSQFTKADLFQPGKRTDMLARFSTVAGELGSPDTWRDPRGFALKFYTEHGNYDLVGNNTPIFFVRDPQKFQDFIRSQKRRPDNGLRDNNMQWDFWTLSPESAHMVTWLMGDRGIPKTYRNMNGYSSHTYMWVNGGGEKFWVKYHIKTDQGIDFLTQEDADRLAGEDADCHRRDLFQAIQRGDHPSWTVHVQVMPFEDAPDYRFNPFDLTKVWPHGDYPLIEVGRMTLDQNPEDYFVHIEQAAFEPSNLVPGIGPSPDKMLLGRLFSYPDTHRYRIGPNYAQLPPNRPRSAVNSYAKDGPMRYEPANTGAPYAPNSYGGPAAAVQQFGDVAGWQAAGEMVREAYKLHREDDDFGQPGTMVRQVLDDAARGRLVSNVSGHLKQGVTRPVVERALQYWRNIDKEIGDRIAHEVDGS, encoded by the coding sequence GTGACGCAGACACCCCAGCAGGTTCCGTACACCACGAACAACCACGGGATCCCGGTGGAGAGCGACGAGCACTCGCTGACCATCGGGTCCAACGGCCCCATCCTGCTCCAGGACCACTACCTCATCGAGAAGATGGCCCAGTTCAACCGGGAGCGGGTCCCGGAGCGTGTGGTGCACGCCAAGGGCAGTGGCGCATACGGCACCTTCGAAGTAACCAACGACGTCAGCCAGTTCACCAAGGCCGACCTGTTCCAGCCCGGCAAGCGCACCGACATGCTGGCGCGCTTCTCGACCGTCGCGGGTGAGCTCGGCTCCCCCGACACCTGGCGCGACCCCCGCGGCTTCGCGCTGAAGTTCTACACGGAGCACGGCAACTACGACCTGGTCGGCAACAACACGCCGATCTTCTTCGTCCGTGATCCACAGAAGTTCCAGGACTTCATCCGCTCCCAGAAGCGCCGCCCGGACAACGGGCTGCGCGACAACAACATGCAGTGGGACTTCTGGACCCTCTCCCCCGAAAGCGCGCACATGGTGACGTGGCTGATGGGCGACCGGGGCATCCCGAAGACGTACCGCAACATGAACGGGTACTCCTCCCACACCTATATGTGGGTCAACGGCGGCGGCGAGAAGTTCTGGGTCAAGTACCACATCAAGACCGACCAGGGCATCGACTTCCTCACCCAGGAGGACGCCGACCGGCTCGCGGGCGAGGACGCCGACTGCCACCGCCGCGATCTGTTCCAGGCGATCCAGCGCGGCGACCACCCGTCCTGGACGGTCCATGTGCAGGTGATGCCGTTCGAGGACGCCCCCGACTACCGGTTCAACCCGTTCGACCTGACCAAGGTGTGGCCGCACGGCGACTACCCGCTGATCGAGGTCGGCCGGATGACCCTCGACCAGAACCCCGAGGACTACTTCGTCCACATCGAGCAGGCCGCGTTCGAGCCGTCCAACCTGGTGCCGGGCATCGGTCCGTCCCCGGACAAGATGCTGCTCGGCCGGCTCTTCTCGTACCCGGACACGCACCGCTATCGCATCGGCCCCAACTACGCGCAGCTGCCGCCGAACCGACCCCGCTCGGCGGTCAACTCGTACGCCAAGGACGGCCCGATGCGCTACGAGCCCGCCAACACCGGTGCCCCGTACGCGCCCAACTCGTACGGCGGTCCGGCCGCGGCCGTCCAGCAGTTCGGCGATGTCGCCGGGTGGCAGGCGGCGGGTGAGATGGTGCGCGAGGCGTACAAGCTGCACCGCGAGGACGACGACTTCGGCCAGCCGGGCACGATGGTGCGGCAGGTCCTTGATGACGCCGCCCGCGGGCGGCTGGTCTCCAATGTCAGCGGGCATCTGAAGCAGGGGGTTACGCGGCCGGTGGTGGAGCGGGCGCTGCAGTACTGGCGCAATATCGACAAGGAGATCGGGGACCGGATCGCCCACGAGGTGGACGGAAGCTAG
- a CDS encoding SpoIIE family protein phosphatase, whose amino-acid sequence MTEQPTSFERPETGAGPTDPRGALLRTPGVGARASALPAQARTGETPPAGTPVGDTEHSQPTAVEPDHHRPRPVPEGVAVQQGTEDDKSREDRRTGQGVAPGRPTPMRRDGDRLRFVGAATRRIARGIDLDEIVMGLCRATVPTFSDAILVYLRDPLPVGDERPTGPVVLRLRRTDRIPEERDTDGGFTPVPQSEPTDLTPASAELCEVRPGGALNEVLRGVRPVFADAPAARAALPELLGDDVAVPGGQRAILAPLRGRRRVIGAALFLRRPERMAFEPDDLLVAAQLATHSALGIDKAVLYGREAYIADELQRTMLPENLPRATGVRLASRYLPAAETARVGGDWYDAIPLPGSRVALVVGDVMGHSMTSAAIMGQLRTTAQTLAGLDLPPQEVLHHLDEQAQRLGTDRMATCLYAVYDPVSHRITIANAGHPPPVLLHLGGRAEVLRVPPGAPIGVGGVDFEAVELDAPAGGTLLLYTDGLVESRLRDVWTGIEQLREKLAATAQLTGPDHPPPLEALCDEVLDMLGPGDRDDDIALLAARFDGIAPSDVAYWFLEPEEMAPGKARRLARRALARWDMEELTDSVELLVSEVVTNAVRYATRPITLRLLRTDVLRCEVGDDVPQLPRLRQARATDEGGRGLYLVNRLARRWGATRLSTGKVVWFELNRT is encoded by the coding sequence GTGACGGAGCAGCCGACCTCCTTCGAGCGCCCTGAGACCGGCGCCGGCCCCACGGACCCCCGCGGGGCGCTCCTGCGTACCCCCGGCGTGGGGGCGCGCGCCTCTGCCTTACCGGCACAGGCCCGCACCGGCGAGACGCCGCCCGCGGGCACGCCTGTCGGTGACACGGAGCACTCCCAGCCCACCGCCGTCGAGCCGGACCACCACCGTCCGCGGCCCGTTCCCGAGGGGGTCGCTGTTCAGCAGGGCACCGAAGACGACAAGTCCCGCGAGGACCGCCGTACCGGCCAAGGGGTGGCGCCCGGCCGGCCCACGCCGATGCGACGGGACGGGGACCGGCTGCGCTTCGTCGGCGCCGCGACCCGGCGGATCGCCCGTGGCATCGACCTCGACGAGATCGTGATGGGGCTGTGCCGGGCGACCGTACCGACGTTCTCGGACGCGATCCTGGTCTATCTGCGCGACCCGCTGCCGGTCGGCGACGAGCGGCCCACCGGCCCGGTGGTGCTGCGGCTGCGCCGTACCGACCGGATCCCGGAGGAGCGGGACACCGACGGCGGTTTCACGCCCGTGCCGCAGTCCGAGCCGACGGATCTGACGCCGGCCAGCGCGGAGCTGTGCGAGGTACGGCCCGGCGGCGCGCTGAACGAGGTGCTGCGCGGAGTGCGCCCCGTCTTCGCCGACGCCCCCGCGGCCCGCGCCGCGCTGCCCGAACTCCTCGGCGACGACGTGGCCGTACCCGGCGGACAGCGCGCCATCCTCGCCCCGCTGCGCGGCCGGCGCCGGGTCATCGGCGCCGCGCTCTTCCTGCGCCGCCCGGAACGCATGGCCTTCGAGCCCGACGACCTCCTCGTCGCCGCCCAGCTCGCCACGCACAGCGCGCTCGGCATCGACAAGGCGGTGCTGTACGGCCGTGAGGCGTACATCGCCGACGAGCTGCAGCGCACCATGCTGCCCGAAAACCTGCCCAGGGCCACCGGCGTACGGCTGGCGTCCCGCTACCTCCCGGCCGCCGAGACCGCACGCGTCGGCGGCGACTGGTACGACGCCATCCCGCTGCCGGGCAGCCGGGTGGCACTGGTGGTGGGTGATGTCATGGGGCACTCCATGACCTCCGCCGCGATCATGGGCCAGCTGCGCACCACGGCACAGACCCTCGCCGGGCTCGACCTGCCGCCGCAGGAGGTCCTGCACCACCTCGACGAACAGGCCCAGCGCCTGGGCACCGACCGCATGGCGACCTGCCTGTACGCCGTCTACGACCCGGTGTCGCACCGCATCACCATCGCCAACGCCGGCCATCCGCCGCCCGTGCTACTGCATCTCGGCGGGCGGGCGGAGGTACTGCGGGTACCCCCGGGCGCGCCCATCGGTGTCGGCGGCGTGGACTTCGAAGCCGTAGAGCTGGACGCGCCCGCCGGAGGGACCCTGCTCCTCTATACGGACGGGCTGGTCGAGTCCCGGCTGCGGGACGTGTGGACCGGCATAGAGCAGCTGCGCGAGAAGCTCGCCGCGACCGCTCAGCTGACCGGGCCCGACCATCCGCCGCCGCTGGAGGCGCTCTGCGACGAGGTGCTCGACATGCTCGGCCCCGGCGACCGGGACGACGACATCGCGCTGCTCGCCGCCCGCTTCGACGGGATCGCGCCCAGCGATGTGGCGTACTGGTTCCTGGAGCCGGAGGAGATGGCGCCCGGCAAGGCCCGGCGGCTGGCCCGGCGTGCGCTCGCCCGCTGGGACATGGAGGAGCTGACCGACTCGGTGGAGCTGCTGGTCAGCGAGGTCGTCACCAATGCCGTGCGCTATGCGACCCGGCCGATCACGCTCCGGCTGCTGCGCACCGACGTACTGCGCTGCGAGGTCGGTGACGATGTGCCGCAACTGCCGCGGCTGCGGCAGGCGCGGGCCACGGACGAGGGCGGACGCGGGCTGTATCTGGTGAACCGGCTGGCCCGGCGCTGGGGAGCGACGCGGCTGAGCACGGGGAAGGTGGTCTGGTTCGAGCTGAACCGGACTTAG
- a CDS encoding DUF402 domain-containing protein — MPDDGAVRRVEADGTTAFWAPGSRILWRYRENAGDRFHIARPVTVVRDDADILAVWLAPGTECVRPVLADGTPVHGEPLRSRYTKPRTVQRDRWFGTGVLKLARPGEPWSVWLFWEPGWQFKNWYVNLEEPLVRWDGGVDSEDHFLDISVHPDRSWHWRDEDEFAQAQRDGLMDAEIAERVRAAGRSAVEVIRAWGPPFSDGWQHWRPDPSWAVPSLPEDWHCTPAHVST; from the coding sequence ATGCCAGACGACGGAGCGGTGAGACGAGTGGAAGCGGACGGTACGACGGCCTTCTGGGCGCCCGGGAGCCGGATCCTGTGGCGCTACCGGGAGAATGCCGGCGACCGCTTCCACATCGCCCGCCCCGTGACCGTCGTGCGGGACGACGCGGACATCCTCGCCGTCTGGCTGGCGCCCGGCACCGAGTGCGTCAGGCCGGTGCTCGCCGACGGGACTCCCGTCCACGGGGAGCCGCTGCGGTCGCGCTACACCAAGCCGCGGACCGTGCAGCGCGACCGCTGGTTCGGCACCGGTGTGCTGAAGCTGGCGCGGCCGGGCGAGCCCTGGTCGGTGTGGCTGTTCTGGGAGCCGGGCTGGCAGTTCAAGAACTGGTACGTCAACCTCGAAGAGCCACTGGTGCGTTGGGACGGCGGGGTGGACTCCGAGGACCACTTTCTGGACATCTCCGTCCACCCGGACCGCAGTTGGCACTGGCGCGACGAGGACGAGTTCGCGCAGGCCCAGCGGGACGGACTGATGGACGCCGAAATCGCCGAGCGGGTACGGGCGGCGGGCCGGTCTGCGGTGGAGGTGATCCGCGCCTGGGGGCCACCGTTCTCGGACGGCTGGCAGCACTGGCGCCCGGATCCGTCCTGGGCTGTACCGTCACTGCCGGAGGACTGGCACTGCACGCCCGCGCACGTGTCCACATGA
- a CDS encoding aspartate ammonia-lyase, with the protein MSDYRIEHDSMGEVRVPADAKWRAQTQRAVENFPISGQRIERAHIEALAQIKGAAAKVNARLGVLDKDVAEAVQEAAREVAEGRWDEHFPVDVFQTGSGTSSNMNTNEVIATLASERLGKAVHPNDHVNASQSSNDVFPSSIHIAATAAVTRDLIPALEHLAASLTRKSEEFADVVKSGRTHLMDATPVTLGQEFGGYAAQIRYGVERLYASLPRLAELPLGGTAVGTGINTPPGFSAAVIEEVARATGLPLTEARDHFEAQGARDGIVETSGQLRTIAVGLTKIANDLRWMASGPRTGLAEISLPDLQPGSSIMPGKVNPVIPEAVLMVSAQVIGNDATVATAGAAGNFELNVMLPVIAKNVLESIRLLANASRLLADRTVDGIVAHRERAREYAESSPSVVTPLNKYIGYEEAAKVAKKALAERKTIRQVVLESGYVERGDLTVEQLDEALDVLRMTHP; encoded by the coding sequence ATGAGCGACTACCGCATCGAGCACGACTCCATGGGAGAGGTCCGCGTCCCGGCGGACGCCAAGTGGCGGGCCCAGACCCAGCGCGCCGTCGAGAACTTCCCCATCTCCGGGCAGCGCATCGAGCGCGCGCACATCGAGGCGCTCGCGCAGATCAAGGGGGCCGCGGCGAAGGTCAACGCACGGCTGGGGGTGCTCGACAAGGACGTCGCCGAGGCGGTCCAGGAGGCGGCCCGTGAGGTCGCCGAGGGGCGGTGGGACGAGCACTTCCCGGTCGACGTGTTCCAGACCGGCTCGGGGACCTCGTCCAACATGAACACCAACGAGGTCATCGCCACGTTGGCGAGTGAGCGGCTGGGCAAGGCCGTGCATCCCAACGACCACGTCAACGCCTCCCAGTCCTCCAACGACGTCTTCCCGTCCTCCATCCACATCGCCGCCACCGCCGCCGTCACCCGCGACCTCATCCCCGCCCTCGAACACCTCGCGGCCTCCCTCACCCGCAAGTCGGAGGAGTTCGCCGATGTCGTGAAGTCGGGGCGGACGCATCTCATGGATGCCACGCCCGTGACACTGGGGCAGGAGTTCGGCGGGTACGCCGCCCAGATCCGGTACGGCGTGGAGCGGCTGTACGCCTCCCTCCCCCGCCTCGCCGAACTGCCCCTCGGCGGCACCGCCGTCGGCACCGGCATCAACACCCCGCCCGGTTTCTCCGCCGCCGTCATCGAGGAAGTGGCGAGGGCGACCGGGCTTCCGCTCACCGAGGCCCGCGACCACTTCGAGGCGCAGGGCGCGCGGGACGGGATCGTGGAGACGAGCGGGCAGCTGCGGACCATCGCCGTCGGGCTGACCAAGATCGCCAACGATCTGCGGTGGATGGCCTCCGGGCCCCGGACCGGGCTCGCGGAGATCAGCCTGCCCGACCTTCAGCCCGGGTCCTCGATCATGCCGGGCAAGGTCAACCCGGTCATTCCGGAAGCCGTCCTCATGGTCAGCGCCCAGGTCATCGGCAATGACGCCACCGTCGCCACCGCCGGGGCCGCCGGGAACTTCGAGCTGAACGTCATGCTGCCGGTCATCGCCAAGAACGTGCTGGAGTCGATCCGGCTGCTCGCCAACGCCTCCCGGCTGCTCGCCGACCGGACCGTGGACGGGATCGTCGCGCATCGGGAGCGGGCGCGCGAGTACGCCGAGTCGTCACCCTCCGTGGTCACCCCGCTGAACAAGTACATCGGGTACGAGGAGGCCGCCAAGGTCGCCAAGAAGGCGCTCGCGGAGCGGAAGACGATCCGTCAAGTCGTGCTGGAGAGCGGGTATGTGGAGCGGGGCGACCTGACCGTGGAACAGCTCGACGAGGCGCTGGACGTGCTGCGCATGACACACCCGTAA
- a CDS encoding fumarate hydratase translates to MPEFAYTDLLPMGEDTTPYRLVTSEGVSTFEADGRTFLKVEPEALRKLAEEAIHDIQHYLRPAHLTQLRRIIDDPEASGNDKFVALDLLKNANIAAAGVLPMCQDTGTAIVMGKRGQNVLTEGGDEEALSRGIYDAYLNLNLRYSQMAPLTMWDEKNTGSNLPAQIELYATDGGAYKFLFMAKGGGSANKSFLYQETKAVLNEASMMKFLEEKIRSLGTAACPPYHLAIVVGGTSAEYALKTAKYASAHYLDEIPAEGSPLGHGFRDKELEEKVFELTQKIGIGAQFGGKYFCHDVRVVRLPRHGASCPVAIAVSCSADRQALAKITAEGVFLEQLETDPARFLPETTDDHLDESSDVVRIDLNQPMDDILAELTKYPVKTRLSLTGPLVVARDIAHAKIKERLDAGEEMPQYLKDHPVYYAGPAKTPEGYASGSFGPTTAGRMDSYVEQFQAAGGSKVMLAKGNRSKQVTDACGTHGGFYLGSIGGPAARLAQDCIKKVEVVEYEELGMEAVWKIEVEDFPAFIVVDDKGNDFFQDPAPAPTFTSIPVRGPGLA, encoded by the coding sequence ATGCCTGAGTTCGCGTACACCGATCTGCTCCCCATGGGAGAGGACACCACCCCGTACCGGCTGGTGACCTCCGAGGGTGTCTCCACCTTCGAGGCCGACGGGCGCACCTTCCTCAAGGTCGAGCCGGAGGCGCTGCGCAAGCTCGCCGAGGAGGCCATCCACGACATCCAGCACTATCTGCGGCCCGCGCACCTCACTCAGCTGCGGCGCATCATCGACGACCCCGAGGCGTCGGGCAACGACAAGTTCGTGGCCCTGGACCTGCTGAAGAACGCGAACATCGCGGCGGCGGGTGTGCTGCCGATGTGCCAGGACACCGGTACGGCGATCGTCATGGGCAAGCGCGGGCAGAACGTGCTGACCGAGGGCGGGGACGAGGAGGCGCTGAGCCGGGGCATCTATGACGCGTACCTGAACCTCAACCTGCGGTACTCGCAGATGGCCCCGCTCACCATGTGGGACGAGAAGAACACCGGCTCCAACCTCCCCGCCCAGATCGAGCTGTACGCCACCGACGGCGGCGCCTACAAGTTCCTGTTCATGGCGAAGGGCGGCGGCTCCGCCAACAAGTCGTTCCTCTACCAGGAGACGAAGGCCGTCCTGAACGAGGCCTCCATGATGAAGTTCCTGGAGGAGAAGATCCGTTCGCTGGGTACGGCCGCCTGTCCGCCGTACCACCTGGCGATCGTCGTCGGCGGTACGTCCGCCGAGTACGCGCTGAAGACCGCGAAGTACGCCTCCGCGCACTACCTGGACGAGATCCCGGCCGAGGGCTCGCCGCTCGGGCACGGGTTCCGGGACAAGGAGCTGGAGGAGAAGGTCTTCGAGCTGACGCAGAAGATCGGGATCGGGGCGCAGTTCGGGGGCAAGTACTTCTGCCATGACGTTCGCGTGGTGCGGCTGCCGCGGCACGGTGCGTCCTGCCCGGTCGCCATCGCCGTGTCCTGCTCGGCCGACCGGCAGGCCCTCGCGAAGATCACCGCGGAGGGCGTCTTCCTGGAGCAGCTGGAGACGGATCCGGCGCGGTTCCTGCCGGAGACGACGGACGATCACCTCGACGAGTCCTCCGACGTGGTGCGCATCGACCTCAACCAGCCGATGGACGACATCCTCGCCGAGCTGACCAAGTACCCGGTGAAGACCCGGCTTTCGCTCACCGGACCGCTGGTCGTCGCCCGCGACATCGCGCACGCCAAGATCAAGGAGCGGCTCGACGCGGGCGAGGAGATGCCGCAGTACCTCAAGGACCACCCGGTGTACTACGCGGGGCCGGCGAAGACGCCCGAGGGGTACGCGTCCGGGTCCTTCGGGCCTACGACCGCCGGGCGCATGGACTCCTACGTCGAGCAGTTCCAGGCGGCGGGCGGCTCCAAGGTGATGCTGGCGAAGGGCAACCGGAGCAAGCAGGTCACGGACGCCTGCGGCACCCACGGCGGGTTCTACCTGGGGTCGATCGGCGGGCCCGCGGCGCGGCTCGCCCAGGACTGCATCAAGAAGGTCGAGGTCGTCGAGTACGAGGAACTCGGCATGGAGGCCGTCTGGAAGATCGAGGTCGAGGACTTCCCGGCGTTCATCGTCGTCGACGACAAGGGCAACGACTTCTTCCAGGACCCGGCGCCGGCGCCCACGTTCACGTCGATTCCCGTGCGGGGGCCGGGGCTGGCGTAG
- a CDS encoding DUF1707 domain-containing protein — protein MDLQKHTAPARTAPAATELRASDADRDRVADILREALAEGRLTADEHAERVEGVLAAKTVGELDVFIQDLPAAHQRRVTPAAAPNRPTAGAIPVDPDDNVVAVFSSAVRKGRWRAGRRIHAYAIFGSVEIDLSEALFEYQQVVIKAISVFGNVEVRVPENVSLRGTGGGVLGNFEVDTLDSTQSHAPVVYVDGWAVLGNIEARPKRGKLVADILDRVQRKVDKSLRKHLDH, from the coding sequence GTGGACCTTCAGAAGCACACCGCGCCCGCGCGGACCGCGCCCGCCGCCACCGAGCTCCGTGCCTCCGACGCCGACCGCGACCGTGTCGCGGACATCCTGCGCGAGGCACTTGCCGAGGGCCGCCTCACCGCCGACGAGCACGCCGAGCGGGTCGAGGGCGTGCTGGCCGCCAAGACCGTGGGCGAGCTGGATGTCTTCATCCAGGACCTGCCCGCCGCCCACCAGCGCCGGGTGACTCCGGCCGCCGCCCCCAACCGCCCCACCGCCGGCGCCATCCCGGTCGACCCCGATGACAACGTGGTCGCGGTGTTCAGCAGCGCCGTCCGCAAGGGCCGCTGGCGCGCGGGCCGCCGTATCCATGCGTACGCGATCTTCGGCAGCGTGGAGATAGACCTCAGCGAGGCCCTCTTCGAGTACCAGCAGGTCGTGATCAAGGCCATCTCGGTCTTCGGCAACGTCGAGGTCCGCGTCCCGGAGAACGTGTCGCTGCGTGGCACCGGCGGCGGTGTCCTCGGCAACTTCGAGGTGGACACGCTGGATTCGACACAATCGCATGCGCCGGTCGTCTACGTCGACGGCTGGGCCGTCCTCGGCAACATCGAGGCAAGGCCCAAGCGGGGCAAGCTGGTTGCCGACATCCTCGATCGGGTCCAGCGCAAGGTCGACAAGAGTTTGCGTAAACATCTGGATCATTGA
- a CDS encoding WhiB family transcriptional regulator yields the protein MLQPPHSSLQVAAAPAPRVPVRDRDQDAPWHTEAVCRRDEAGLFFAPSKEPTAARLSREEAAKRVCARCPVMVECREHALLQPEPYGVWGGLTAAERRVVLARRRRRDMELKKAARTTTDRIAQAG from the coding sequence GTGCTGCAACCGCCGCATTCGTCCCTGCAGGTAGCTGCCGCTCCGGCCCCGCGGGTGCCAGTGCGAGACAGGGACCAAGACGCCCCTTGGCACACCGAGGCGGTGTGCCGGCGCGACGAGGCCGGCCTGTTCTTCGCACCCTCCAAGGAGCCCACCGCCGCCCGCCTCTCCCGCGAGGAGGCCGCCAAGCGCGTCTGCGCCCGCTGCCCCGTCATGGTCGAGTGCCGCGAGCACGCACTCCTGCAACCCGAGCCCTACGGCGTCTGGGGCGGCCTCACCGCCGCCGAACGCCGCGTGGTCCTCGCCAGGCGCCGCCGCCGCGACATGGAACTCAAAAAGGCAGCAAGGACGACGACGGACCGCATAGCCCAGGCAGGCTGA